The following nucleotide sequence is from Methylocella sp..
CAGCCAGTTGTCGAGCAGGATGCCGGCGACCTGGCGCCCTTTGCCGGCGCCGGTGCCGTCGCCGAGAAACCAGCCGCGGCGGAACCGCACGGCGTTTTCAGCGTCGTCGGGCGCGGCCGAGACGATATCGAAGGTCTCGTCCACCGTCCACGATCCGGCGAGATGACCGCAATGGGCCTCCCCGGCATTGATCACGCTTTCGAGCTGGGCGTCGGACAACATGCCGTCCGCGACGACATTGGCGGGCAGGTGCGGCCGATAGCTTGGCTTGGGCGGCGCCACCGACGCCATCGCCGCCGATTGCACCAGCTTGGTGGGGTGAGCCAGAGAGCCGGGAATACGGATCGACTGCAATCCGTATCCTTCATAGAGCGCCTCGGTGATGTGACCGCCCTCGACCGGCGTCCAGTCGATGGTCTCATAAGTCAGCTCAACCGCCTCCGGCTCGGGCGTCGCGGCCGGGACGGAGGCAGGGCGTGGCGCAACGCGCGGCGGTCGTGCGGCGGCGGGACGAACCGTGGCCCGCGTGACGATCGGCGTGGCGAGCGGGAGCCTTGGCGGAACGGAATTCGCGATCCAGCCAAGCAAGGTTGCGGCATCGGGGGCGCAACTGTGCAAAGCCGGAAACGCCGTGGGATCGGGCGCGGGCAGACGGTCGATCACGGTCAGGCGCGTGTCGATGGTCGTGCCATGCTTGGCATAGACCGAACCATCGATGGCGGCCGAGAACACGATGCGCCCGCGCTCCTGCAGCCGGATGAAGGCATCGGTCCACATCGGATTGTCGGGCGCGCAGTTCGCGCCGGTGATCGCGACGAGTCGGCCACCCTCGGCAAGACGCGCGAGCGCCGAGCCGACATGGCGCAGGGCGGCGTCGGCCATGCGGCGATCGACATTCGCGAGCGCGGAGAACGGCGGGTTCATGAGCACCACGCTCGGAACGACGCCGGCGTCGAGGTGATCATGGATGTGCGCGGCGTCAAAGCGGGTGACGGCGATACCGGGGAACAGATGACCCAGCAGCCCAGCGCGAGTCTCGGCCAGCTCATTGAGAACGAGCGACCCGCCCGCGAGTTCGGCGAGGATGGCGAGCAGGCCGGTGCCGGCCGAAGGCTCCAGCACGAGATCGACGGGCGTGATCGCGGCGGCGGCGCTGGCCGCCAGGCCGAGAGCGATCGGCGTCGAGAACTGCTGAAGCGCCTGGCTTTCCTCGGAGCGGCGCGTGTGGGTGGGAAGAAGGCCCGCGATCTTGGCCAGCATCGGCAGCATGGCGGCGGAAGAGGCTGCCCGCGCGAGCATGGCGGGGCCGAACTTGCGCAAGAACAGGATCGTCGCCGCTTCGCAGGCATCGTAGGCGGTCTTCCAGTCCCAGGCGCCATCGGCGTCGGAACCGCCGAAGGCGGAGACCATTGATCCCCGGAGCGTCGGTGCATCGACACGCTGGCCGCGTTCGAGATGGGGAAGGATGATCCGCGCGGCATGAGCCAGCGCGTCGACGGTCCTCGGAGCGGGCGGCGCGACCGGGAGCGGCGCGGCGGCAAAAGCGGCCGCGGAAGCGGGATTCGTCGTCATGAAGGGAACCTCGAGAGAGCCGGAACGGGTCGAGCCGAGGGGCGCTCTCTCTCGATCCCAACGGCTCAAACCCGTCCCGGCAATCCTCTCCCTCTCTGGACGCTCAAGAAGAAAAGGGTCCGGCGCTGAGCGCCGGACCCTTTGATGCCGCCCGGAAGAAAACGCCTGCTCACCTTGGGGGATCGACGAGCCGGTAGGACCGGCTCTTGATGTTGGGAATCCGGTAGAGGCTACTCGAGCCGGGCGCACGAAAGAACACGGTGCGATGGCTGCGCGGGTTGGCGATGACCTCCAGCCGCTGGAAGCTTCGGCCATCGGCGAAGGAGAGCGGTTCGTCGAAGACAATCACCTGGCCCACGCGCGGGCTCGGCCGGGCGGACTTGGCGCGACGGGCGGCAGCGTTTTCGCGGCAGCGAGCGCGCCATTGCAGCGCATGTTGAGCGTCGGTCGCCGTCAGGAGATCGAGGATCGGAGCGGGGCAATCGCACTCATACGGCCCCATCGATTCTTCCATGTCCTTGTAGCCGAAGATGTAGCCCTCGCGGTCGCGCGGATTATATCGAACGAGGCAGATGGCGGCCCAGACCTCGCGCACACCGGTGGCGATGCGGACCTGTTCCACGGCGGCGTAGTAGACGCGCATGCCGACCAGCGCCGAGCGCAGCACTTTCGATTTCGCGTCAGGACGCTCGAAGGTGAATTGGGCGTCGAGATATTGGCGCGGGCCGGAATGGCCCTTGAGGGATGTCATGTAGAGCCAGCCCATGGCCGCCTCCTTTCGATGGGGGATGAGGACGGCGCGGGGGGGGCGCGACGCCGGGTGGGATTGGAAGATCCTGATTGATCAGCCGACCGGAGCGAGCCGTTGTTCGGCGTCGCGGATCGCCGCGAGCGCGGCGCGAAACTCGGCGGCGCCTTGCTCCTCTGACAGGTCGCTGCACTCGACGACGGCGAGACAGGCGGCGTGGATGTCGGCATCATTGACCGCGTCGGCCGCAAGACGGGTGAGCGTGGGATCGGCCTCGATTGCTTGGTTGATCTGTTGCCTGACGGCGTCTTCCCGCATGCGGAGCAGAACATGCACGCCGTCATCAGCGGCATCTCCCTCCTTCTCCGCGAGGAAGTCCTCCAGAATGTCATTGGTGGATTTGCCGACAATCGCGTCCGCCGTGATCAGGACCGCCATGCCGCCGAAGCCGTCGGGCCGCATCTTCGAGCAGGTGAAAGACGTAACCGTGGTGACGTAGCGGAGCGTGGATGAGCGCCGGACGATGTCCTGGAAGATGAACTCCCAGGACGTGCCGCTGAAATCGATCTCGATCTCCGTGTCGTCGGTGGATGCGACCGCCACGCGCTCGGCGATGTACGTGGTCGCCGTGCTGTCGATTCCCGCGGATGCATCGAACGCCGCACGAAGTTCGTCGATCGAAAGCCCAATAGCGTCGCTCGGACCGAGAGAGGTGCGGAAGTACACCGCCTCGCCATCCGGCTCGGCATCGAAGATGAGGCTGAGCACGAGACGTTCGAGCGGCGTCATGTCGGCGATCGGGATCGGTTGCTGAATGACGGTGGGTGAGAAGTAGTCGGCTATGTCGGGTCTCCAGAAATGCGAAAGCCCGGCGCGATGGCCGGGCTCTTCGCTGGGTTGACAGTGAGAAGGATGATCAGCCGGCGGCGGCGAAGGGATCGACGTCGCGATGGATCGGCTGGGCCCGGCCCATCCAGGGCTCGGGGCGGATGCAGCGCACCCAATCCGCGAAGCTCGGGATGAAGCCGAGGTCCTCGCGCACATGCTGCTCGCCGATCAGCCGGACCGGCACCACGCGGCCGGTCGAGATCATGATCGTCGGGCCGAAGAAGCGCTCCAGCATGAAGATGCCTTCGGCATGATGGCGCAGCGCGCGGTGCCGAAAATCAGCGGTGATGACTTTCGACTCGTCGAACCATTGATGCAGCGGCAGATAGTCCTCGGTGGCGCCGCCCCATTTCTTCACCGAGGAAAGCGCGTGATGATAGCAATGTCCCATCGTCGCCTCCTCAGAATACATGCTGGGAATAGTCGGACTCCATGTGCCGCTCATTGTAATCGAGCGTGATGGTCCGTTCGGCGACGTCGAAGATGAAGTCGCCATAGGCGCCGTCGCTGTTTTCCCAGCCGTCGTGGGTTTCCTCGAGAAAATCGTAGGCCAGTCGCTCGATTGCATCGCGGATGGACATCACCGTCCGTTCGGGCTCGGCGTGGCCCCAGGCGGCGGCCGCGATCTCGACATTGCCGGGCGGCAGGGCGACGACCTCGTCACCGGCCTTGGCTTCAATGTCCTCGATCTGCCCGCTGTCGCCATAGCCGTCGAAACGGACGGTGATGATGGTGAGGCCGGCTGCGATGAGTGCATCGAAGACGACGGCCTTGTTCGCGGAACGCAGTTCGGCATCGAGGCGATCATGCTCGCCGCGCTGGACATCCCAATTGGCGAGCGTAGGGGCGGCTACTGGGGTGACGGGGGAGTGCTCGGTCATGGCGTGGCTCCAAAAACAAGAAAACCCGGCGCGACGGCGGGGCTTTCAGGCGGAATGGGACGGAGAAACGGATGCGGGGCGGCCGAAGCCACCCCGCAGGTCGACAGTCATTCGGCCGCGACCATGTGCGGCGGCTCTTCGTCGGCGTCGGCGGGCGCTTCGTCCTCGTCACCCGCGAGGAAGTCGGGCAGGGCGTCGGACTCGCCAGTCGACTCGTCGGTGAGGGGCACGACTTCGGCGAGACGCAGCGGCTCCGGCAGCCAGCGGGTGCCGGCAAGCAGCCGTTCGGCCTCCTTGGCCATGTCGGTCTTCTTGAGGTGGTCGATGAGCTGCGCCGACTGCTCGCCTTTGGCCTCGCGCACGGCTTCGAGGATGCGCGCCTTCGGAACCCGGCCGAGATAGTTAT
It contains:
- a CDS encoding DUF6878 family protein, which produces MTEHSPVTPVAAPTLANWDVQRGEHDRLDAELRSANKAVVFDALIAAGLTIITVRFDGYGDSGQIEDIEAKAGDEVVALPPGNVEIAAAAWGHAEPERTVMSIRDAIERLAYDFLEETHDGWENSDGAYGDFIFDVAERTITLDYNERHMESDYSQHVF